In one Trichlorobacter lovleyi SZ genomic region, the following are encoded:
- a CDS encoding hybrid sensor histidine kinase/response regulator has protein sequence MKRLISLNSKLSRSLIIFGLFAFLLASVIRLTLRLAEEKKYYATTMMNTLKTCKGVLEDYLHTYDRDVEEVKRRHLHAGSTDAEVVQYLKTHLSLRSRDLWYLLDQHNRVLYAPSRYRSFTGLDFSHLAHVKNRHSVSEVHQSLFSQRSVVSRSYPLCPTHTLIIEQDLESIIPLFSHVSTMNVYGQGILFALTADGTVVYHPDSRLITSRHNLGFELQGWTQPDKWGLRKCRYNGQTWLVYTEKTSYPQGWAIYYAVPYASLLKAMVKQTGIQLVIVAALFALLVYLLKRLIETNLAGPVRNIAASIAGIRPLEAESDIPLEQAGNITELHGIISEVNHLMSQVRQSHHQLTAARDAAESANRTKSEFLANMSHELRTPMNGVIGTAQLLRMTELNAEQAEYLASIEHSADSLMALLNDILDLSRIEAGRLELENRPFGLQEVIGNVVDSLSAQARLKWLQLSVEFDRNLPQLVLGDSLRFRQILLNLTGNAIKFTDQGAVLVTAALSSADEDSVTLHLCVQDTGIGITAEAMQRIFAPFTQADSSNTRKYGGSGLGLTISRHLTGLMGGRLWAESEPGIGTTFHLELPFLICAAVPAVPVAEAVPAPVAALWDGPALSILLAEDQQVNIVFVRRILDKLGHRLTVAENGEQALNCWQSERFDLILMDVQMPVMDGRSATGRIREQEQAGGARIPIIALTAHAMEGDRERLLSEGFDGYVAKPVDIKLLCAEMARVIAKERG, from the coding sequence ATGAAACGCCTGATTTCCCTTAACAGTAAGCTCAGCCGCAGCCTGATCATCTTCGGGCTCTTTGCCTTTCTGCTGGCAAGCGTCATCCGCCTGACCCTGCGGCTGGCAGAAGAAAAAAAGTATTACGCCACCACCATGATGAACACCCTCAAGACCTGCAAAGGGGTGCTTGAGGACTATCTGCATACCTATGACCGGGATGTGGAGGAGGTGAAGAGGCGGCATCTGCATGCCGGAAGTACGGATGCAGAGGTGGTGCAGTATCTGAAGACGCACCTTTCGCTGCGCAGCCGGGACCTCTGGTATCTGCTGGATCAGCACAACCGGGTGCTCTATGCCCCGTCTCGGTATCGCTCCTTCACCGGACTTGACTTCAGCCATCTGGCACATGTCAAGAACAGGCATTCGGTTTCGGAGGTGCATCAGTCGCTCTTCAGCCAGCGCTCGGTGGTATCCCGCAGCTACCCTCTCTGTCCGACTCATACGCTGATCATTGAACAGGATCTGGAGAGCATTATTCCGTTATTCAGCCATGTCTCCACCATGAATGTCTATGGCCAGGGTATCCTGTTTGCCCTGACGGCTGACGGCACGGTGGTCTATCACCCGGATAGCCGTCTTATCACCAGCAGGCACAACCTGGGTTTTGAGTTGCAGGGCTGGACGCAGCCCGATAAATGGGGGCTCCGTAAGTGTCGCTACAACGGTCAGACCTGGCTGGTCTATACGGAGAAGACCAGCTATCCCCAGGGCTGGGCGATCTACTATGCCGTGCCGTACGCGTCACTGCTCAAGGCGATGGTGAAGCAGACCGGCATTCAGCTGGTGATTGTGGCGGCACTGTTTGCCCTGCTTGTGTACCTGCTGAAGAGGCTGATCGAGACCAATCTGGCCGGCCCGGTGCGGAACATCGCCGCCTCCATTGCCGGTATAAGACCGCTGGAAGCGGAGTCGGATATACCGCTGGAGCAGGCCGGCAACATTACAGAGCTGCATGGGATCATCAGTGAGGTCAATCACCTGATGAGTCAGGTCCGTCAATCACATCATCAGTTGACGGCTGCGCGGGATGCTGCCGAATCTGCCAACCGCACCAAGAGCGAGTTTCTAGCCAACATGAGCCATGAACTGCGTACTCCGATGAACGGTGTGATCGGCACGGCTCAGCTGCTGCGGATGACAGAGCTGAACGCTGAACAGGCCGAGTATCTGGCCAGCATTGAACATTCGGCCGACAGCCTGATGGCGTTGTTGAATGATATTCTGGATCTCTCCCGGATCGAGGCAGGACGGCTTGAGCTGGAAAACCGTCCGTTTGGTCTGCAGGAGGTGATCGGCAATGTGGTGGACTCACTTTCCGCCCAGGCCCGTTTGAAGTGGTTGCAGCTGAGCGTCGAGTTTGACCGGAATCTGCCGCAACTGGTGCTGGGGGATTCGCTGCGTTTCAGGCAGATACTGTTGAATCTGACCGGCAACGCGATCAAGTTTACCGACCAGGGGGCGGTACTGGTCACGGCTGCCCTGAGCAGTGCTGATGAAGACAGCGTCACCCTGCATCTGTGCGTGCAGGACACCGGCATCGGTATTACAGCAGAGGCGATGCAGCGGATCTTTGCCCCCTTTACCCAGGCCGACAGCTCCAATACCCGCAAGTACGGCGGCAGCGGTCTGGGGCTCACCATCAGCCGTCATCTGACCGGATTGATGGGGGGGCGGCTCTGGGCTGAAAGTGAGCCGGGTATCGGTACCACCTTCCACCTTGAGCTGCCGTTCCTGATCTGTGCGGCAGTTCCGGCTGTCCCGGTTGCGGAGGCGGTTCCGGCACCTGTTGCCGCCCTGTGGGACGGTCCTGCGCTCTCGATCCTGCTGGCAGAGGATCAACAGGTCAATATTGTCTTTGTGCGGCGGATCCTGGACAAGCTCGGCCATCGTCTGACCGTGGCTGAAAATGGCGAACAGGCGCTCAACTGCTGGCAGTCTGAGCGGTTTGATCTGATCCTGATGGATGTGCAGATGCCGGTGATGGATGGCCGCTCGGCCACGGGCCGCATCAGGGAGCAGGAACAGGCCGGCGGCGCACGTATCCCGATTATTGCCCTGACCGCCCATGCCATGGAAGGGGATCGGGAACGGCTGCTGTCAGAAGGATTTGACGGCTATGTGGCCAAGCCGGTCGATATCAAGCTGCTCTGCGCCGAGATGGCGCGAGTCATCGCAAAGGAGAGGGGATGA
- a CDS encoding class I SAM-dependent methyltransferase — protein sequence MTNSTFTDHFAQVAAHYASHRPTYPPALFSWLAEQAPARRLAWDCATGTGQAALGLAEYFEQVWATDASRSQIEAAAPCPGVQYHTAPSDCSGLPDHAADLVTVAQALHWFDLDRFYAEVRRVMQPGGLLAVWTYGVFRVEEGGTAAGIQTLLDRFYYETVGDCWPPERRHVENGYADLVFPFRELAPPPCAMAVDWNLEDLAGYLRSWSAVSRYRERYGSDPVPLLTAQLAPLWGEDRRRVVWPLSIKAGRL from the coding sequence ATGACCAACAGCACTTTCACCGACCATTTTGCACAGGTGGCTGCCCATTATGCCAGCCACCGTCCCACCTATCCGCCCGCGCTGTTCAGCTGGCTGGCTGAACAGGCCCCGGCCCGCAGACTGGCCTGGGATTGTGCCACCGGTACCGGTCAGGCAGCGCTGGGGCTGGCTGAGTATTTCGAGCAGGTCTGGGCCACCGATGCCAGCCGCTCCCAGATTGAGGCTGCCGCACCCTGCCCCGGAGTTCAGTATCATACCGCGCCGTCTGACTGTTCCGGCCTGCCTGACCACGCTGCCGATCTGGTGACCGTGGCACAGGCCCTGCACTGGTTTGATCTTGATCGATTCTATGCCGAGGTGCGCCGGGTGATGCAGCCCGGCGGTCTGCTGGCGGTCTGGACCTACGGCGTCTTTCGGGTTGAGGAGGGAGGCACTGCTGCCGGGATACAGACTCTGCTGGACCGGTTTTATTACGAAACCGTCGGCGATTGCTGGCCGCCGGAGCGGCGCCATGTCGAGAACGGGTATGCCGATCTGGTTTTTCCCTTCCGTGAGCTCGCACCCCCGCCCTGCGCCATGGCCGTTGACTGGAATCTTGAAGACCTGGCGGGCTACCTGCGCAGCTGGTCTGCCGTCAGCCGCTACCGTGAACGCTATGGCAGCGATCCGGTGCCGCTGCTTACTGCGCAGCTTGCCCCGCTCTGGGGCGAAGACCGGCGCCGGGTGGTCTGGCCGCTGTCAATCAAGGCAGGCCGCCTGTAG
- a CDS encoding hybrid sensor histidine kinase/response regulator, which translates to MTLRTRLTISYTLLALLLIAVKVGCSSLVALTLLQELLLTLGLLALGAAGIYSLAGRFSQQLDASLAHAVQLLGDGETEALARLPLRGDELALLQSTLLQISSKLQDSMQRLTSSEERFHALFDAMVEGCALHRIQYSPDGTPVNYVIEEANQAFEQLLGLKREQVVGKPATEAYQTDSPLYLQEYATVVATGQPSRFESCCAPLDRHFRISACRVGPERFATLFEDITEQKSHVETLRSTMQQLKSANEAKSRFLAVMSHEIRTPLNGITGMVQLLRDMEMPPAQREYLNFIDSSAESLLNVINDILDFSKIEAERLELELVPFQPLKLLHDTLRVMRLRTQAKGLLLSLVCPPDLAEVLVGDPHRLTQILNNLVGNAIKFTAGGEIVVRASSRSRGDGTVLFAVEVQDSGIGMDQATQQTIFEPFIQADSSTSRRFGGTGLGLAICKQLVELMHGTITVASSPGNGSTFCFAVPLKPGVLPAAAPEPVAVTGLDQPLQILVAEDQPINQRFVAEILRKQGHLPLLANNGKEAVDIWNSTAVDMVLMDIQMPVMDGLKALAAIRAAEDGTKRHTPIVALTAHAIVGDQERLLNAGFDGYLAKPLQVANLFEEMARVLEQISKERRL; encoded by the coding sequence ATGACGCTCCGGACCCGGCTGACAATCAGTTACACCCTGCTGGCTTTACTGCTGATTGCGGTTAAGGTGGGCTGTTCCTCCCTGGTCGCCCTGACGCTGCTGCAGGAGTTGCTGCTGACACTGGGGCTGTTGGCGCTTGGAGCTGCCGGTATCTATTCCCTGGCCGGGCGATTCAGTCAGCAGCTTGATGCATCCCTTGCCCACGCCGTCCAGCTGCTTGGTGACGGTGAGACCGAAGCGCTGGCCCGGTTGCCGTTGCGGGGTGATGAGCTTGCGCTGCTGCAGAGTACCCTGCTGCAGATCTCCTCCAAACTGCAGGACAGCATGCAGCGTCTGACCAGCAGCGAAGAACGTTTTCATGCCTTGTTTGATGCCATGGTGGAAGGTTGTGCCCTGCATCGCATCCAGTACAGCCCTGACGGCACTCCGGTAAATTACGTGATTGAGGAGGCCAACCAGGCCTTTGAACAGCTGTTGGGACTGAAACGGGAGCAGGTTGTCGGCAAGCCTGCCACCGAAGCGTATCAGACTGACTCCCCGCTTTATCTGCAGGAGTATGCCACGGTGGTGGCAACCGGGCAGCCCAGCCGTTTTGAGAGCTGTTGCGCCCCCCTTGACCGGCATTTTCGCATCTCCGCCTGCCGGGTCGGGCCGGAACGGTTTGCCACGCTCTTCGAGGATATCACCGAACAGAAGTCCCACGTTGAGACCCTGCGCAGTACCATGCAGCAGCTCAAGTCGGCCAACGAGGCCAAGAGCCGCTTTCTGGCCGTGATGAGCCATGAGATCCGTACCCCGCTTAACGGCATTACCGGCATGGTACAGCTGCTGCGGGATATGGAGATGCCGCCGGCCCAGCGGGAGTATCTCAACTTTATCGACAGCTCTGCTGAAAGCCTGCTGAATGTGATCAACGACATTCTGGACTTCTCTAAAATCGAGGCTGAAAGGCTGGAGCTGGAGCTGGTCCCGTTTCAGCCGTTAAAGCTGTTGCATGATACCCTGCGGGTGATGCGGTTGCGTACCCAGGCCAAGGGGTTGCTGCTCAGTCTGGTCTGTCCTCCTGATCTGGCGGAGGTCCTGGTGGGGGATCCCCACCGGCTGACCCAGATCCTGAATAACCTGGTGGGCAACGCCATCAAGTTTACCGCCGGTGGCGAGATTGTGGTGCGGGCCTCCAGCCGCTCCCGTGGTGACGGCACCGTGCTGTTTGCGGTTGAGGTGCAGGACTCCGGGATCGGCATGGACCAGGCCACCCAGCAGACCATCTTTGAACCGTTCATCCAGGCTGACAGCTCCACCAGCCGCAGGTTTGGCGGTACCGGCCTGGGGCTGGCAATCTGCAAACAGCTGGTTGAGCTGATGCATGGCACCATCACGGTTGCCAGCAGCCCGGGCAACGGCAGCACCTTCTGCTTTGCGGTGCCGCTCAAGCCGGGTGTGCTGCCTGCGGCAGCGCCGGAGCCGGTGGCGGTGACCGGTCTTGATCAGCCGCTGCAGATTCTGGTGGCGGAAGACCAGCCGATTAACCAGCGCTTTGTCGCCGAGATCCTGCGCAAGCAGGGACATCTGCCGCTGCTGGCCAACAACGGCAAGGAGGCGGTGGATATCTGGAACAGTACCGCTGTTGATATGGTGCTGATGGATATCCAGATGCCGGTTATGGATGGCTTGAAGGCTCTGGCTGCCATTCGTGCTGCTGAAGACGGAACCAAACGCCACACGCCGATTGTGGCTTTAACGGCCCATGCCATCGTAGGCGATCAGGAACGGTTGCTGAATGCCGGTTTTGACGGCTATCTTGCCAAACCGTTGCAGGTTGCCAACCTGTTTGAGGAGATGGCCAGGGTGCTGGAGCAGATCAGCAAGGAGAGGCGCCTATGA
- a CDS encoding PAS domain S-box protein: MTTAADRHAVDELVRIGPLLEEALEGTATTVGDAFLAALVTTLARVLNVRYAVVGRLLPQHAAIQTLKVCVDGELVENIVYPLSGTPCEHVVGLAPRYFAAGAADLFPKDELLRQLQVECYLGVPLYSSRHEPLGNLLLMDSKPLPEALVPPALKLMELFALRTAGEIERAEREQQLAIQDIHLGIILNNSRDGLLTASADARILAVNRAYCTLLGYEEQELLGRSIHEIEANETMEEVDAHTRKIVEQGFDRFISRHRCKDGTTRDLELSISYIAEVGQFLTIARDVTERLLLERQLLDSEQRYQAFTELSSDFCHVCSRTAGGPYRVQWIGGQFERITGYGNDELLALGCWLPLVHPDDRERVAAGLLRLSAGDELRSEFRLVRKDLVVRWISEHSRCVQDPVNPDLLRLYGSARDITTVHDNTLALQTAENAYRTIFNATNDVIFIMDAQQGMIIDCNKQAVQLFGRPRVDLIGSNPVQLSPPDHPDFGFEQAAAHIRSAIEEGAQLFEWLCARPDGSTFWAEVSLRAAEINGRQRLLAVVRDISERKQSMQELQQARDAALQATTAKNEFLANMSHEVRTPLNGIMGLSQLLRTTSLTEEQAGYMDMLDSSARNLLVLINDILDISRIEAGSLTIRQTAFSPAKLLREVAGMYEKAAAEKGIGLDILPCDELPAALIGDPLRLRQVLINLVGNAIKFTSHGGVTLRVDCLEESATGIRLGFEVSDSGIGMSAETLQKIFHPFTQADASTSRVHGGSGLGLAICRRLSELMGGSIRAESSLGQGSRFIVELPFGRYLGTQDTEETETAAPALRLEPLRILLVEDQEVNRTFVQRLLERQGHRIAAAADGLMALDLLEREQYDLMLLDIQMPGMGGEEVLLQLRRNERKNGRHLPVVALTAHALAGDREKLLASGFDGYVSKPVQMDQLLAEMGRARAMKGQPQQ; this comes from the coding sequence ATGACAACAGCTGCGGATCGGCATGCCGTTGATGAACTGGTGCGTATCGGCCCCCTGCTGGAGGAGGCGCTTGAAGGTACCGCTACAACAGTTGGTGATGCCTTTCTGGCAGCCCTGGTTACCACGCTGGCCAGGGTGCTCAACGTCCGTTATGCCGTTGTTGGCCGCCTGCTGCCGCAGCATGCTGCAATACAGACCCTGAAGGTCTGTGTCGATGGCGAGCTGGTGGAAAACATCGTGTATCCCCTGTCCGGAACCCCCTGCGAACATGTGGTGGGGCTGGCTCCGCGTTATTTTGCCGCCGGCGCTGCCGATCTCTTCCCGAAAGACGAACTGCTGCGTCAGCTGCAGGTTGAATGCTATCTGGGGGTGCCGCTGTACTCATCCCGGCATGAGCCGCTGGGTAATCTGTTGCTGATGGACAGCAAACCGTTACCGGAAGCGCTGGTGCCGCCGGCCCTGAAACTGATGGAGCTGTTCGCCTTGCGCACGGCCGGAGAGATTGAACGGGCTGAGCGGGAGCAACAACTGGCAATTCAGGATATCCACCTCGGCATCATCCTGAACAACAGCCGCGACGGCCTGTTGACTGCCTCCGCCGATGCCCGCATACTGGCCGTCAACCGGGCTTACTGTACTCTGCTGGGCTATGAGGAGCAGGAACTGCTCGGCCGGTCTATCCACGAGATTGAGGCAAATGAGACAATGGAAGAGGTGGATGCCCACACCCGTAAAATCGTTGAGCAGGGCTTTGACCGCTTTATCAGCCGTCATCGCTGTAAGGACGGCACAACACGGGATCTGGAGCTTTCCATCAGCTATATCGCCGAGGTCGGCCAGTTTCTGACCATTGCCCGGGATGTGACGGAGCGCCTGCTGCTTGAGCGACAACTGCTTGATTCCGAACAGCGCTATCAGGCCTTTACCGAGTTAAGCTCCGACTTCTGCCATGTCTGTAGCCGTACGGCCGGCGGACCCTACCGTGTGCAGTGGATCGGCGGCCAGTTTGAGCGGATAACCGGGTATGGTAACGATGAGTTGCTGGCCCTGGGGTGCTGGCTGCCGCTGGTACACCCCGATGACCGGGAGCGGGTGGCGGCAGGGTTGTTACGGCTGTCTGCCGGTGATGAGCTCCGTTCCGAATTCCGGCTGGTGCGCAAGGATCTGGTTGTGCGCTGGATCAGTGAGCATAGCCGTTGTGTACAGGACCCCGTCAATCCGGATCTGTTGCGCCTGTACGGTTCAGCCCGTGATATTACCACCGTGCATGACAACACGCTTGCCCTGCAGACGGCGGAGAATGCCTACCGGACCATCTTCAACGCCACTAATGATGTGATCTTCATCATGGACGCCCAGCAGGGGATGATCATCGATTGCAACAAACAGGCCGTGCAGCTCTTTGGACGCCCGCGGGTGGATCTGATCGGCTCCAACCCGGTGCAGCTCTCGCCGCCGGATCATCCCGATTTCGGTTTTGAGCAGGCCGCTGCTCATATCCGGTCTGCCATCGAGGAGGGAGCACAGCTGTTTGAGTGGCTTTGTGCGCGGCCGGACGGCAGCACCTTCTGGGCAGAGGTCAGCCTGCGGGCCGCCGAGATCAATGGCCGTCAGCGGCTGCTGGCGGTGGTACGGGATATCTCGGAACGAAAACAGAGTATGCAGGAGCTGCAGCAGGCCCGGGATGCAGCGCTGCAGGCCACCACCGCAAAAAATGAATTTCTGGCCAACATGAGCCATGAGGTGCGTACCCCCTTGAACGGCATCATGGGACTGAGCCAGCTGCTGCGTACCACCAGTCTGACCGAAGAGCAGGCCGGCTATATGGATATGCTGGACAGCTCTGCCCGTAATCTGCTGGTATTGATTAATGATATCCTTGATATCTCGCGGATTGAGGCCGGCAGCCTTACCATCCGGCAAACCGCCTTCAGTCCGGCCAAGCTGCTGCGGGAAGTGGCGGGGATGTACGAAAAAGCGGCTGCCGAGAAAGGGATCGGGCTGGATATCCTGCCGTGCGATGAGCTGCCTGCCGCTTTGATCGGCGATCCGCTGCGGCTGCGGCAGGTGCTGATCAATCTGGTGGGAAACGCGATAAAATTCACCAGCCACGGTGGTGTCACCCTGCGGGTGGATTGTCTGGAGGAGTCTGCCACGGGGATCAGACTTGGTTTTGAGGTGTCCGACAGCGGCATTGGTATGTCTGCGGAAACCCTGCAGAAGATCTTTCATCCCTTTACCCAGGCCGATGCCTCCACCTCCCGGGTACATGGCGGCAGCGGTCTGGGGCTGGCCATCTGCCGCCGTCTGTCGGAGCTGATGGGGGGGAGTATCCGTGCTGAAAGCAGCCTGGGGCAGGGCAGCCGGTTTATTGTCGAGTTGCCCTTTGGGCGCTACCTGGGGACGCAGGATACTGAAGAGACTGAAACTGCAGCCCCGGCACTCCGGCTTGAACCGTTGCGGATTTTGCTGGTTGAGGATCAGGAGGTAAACCGTACCTTTGTACAACGCCTGCTGGAACGGCAGGGGCATCGGATTGCCGCAGCCGCTGACGGTCTGATGGCGCTGGATCTGCTGGAGCGGGAACAGTATGATCTGATGCTGCTGGATATTCAGATGCCCGGCATGGGGGGCGAAGAGGTGCTGCTCCAGTTACGCCGGAATGAACGGAAGAACGGCCGTCATCTGCCGGTCGTTGCCCTGACGGCCCATGCCCTGGCGGGTGACCGGGAAAAGCTGCTGGCAAGCGGCTTTGACGGCTATGTCAGCAAGCCGGTCCAGATGGATCAGTTGCTGGCTGAGATGGGACGAGCACGTGCAATGAAAGGACAACCTCAGCAATGA